In Spiroplasma sp. SV19, one DNA window encodes the following:
- a CDS encoding lipoprotein has translation MKKLISLLGTIVIIEGSVPTVIAASSYDKKII, from the coding sequence ATGAAAAAGTTAATAAGTCTATTAGGAACAATCGTTATAATCGAGGGTAGTGTTCCAACCGTGATTGCTGCAAGTTCATATGATAAAAAAATAATTTAA
- the arcC gene encoding carbamate kinase, translating into MARIVVALGGNALGNSPTEQQEIVKDTAKAMVDIIENGDELIIAHGNGPQVGMINNAFDEASHVNNKIPMMPFPECGAMSQAYIGYHLQNAILNELNKRKINKNVVTIVTQVEVDQKDHAFNNPTKPIGAFYSEAEAKALAAKNGFTVKEDAGRGWRRVIASPQPVDIVEKNIIEDLINNGHIVITVGGGGIPVVKTDSGYQGVPAVIDKDFASAKLAELIKADKLMILTAVAKVAINYGKPDQQTLDILTLADADKYIVENQFAPGSMLPKVQAAMKFASLDDKKVAIIAELAQAKAALAGKAGTTIKK; encoded by the coding sequence ATGGCAAGAATAGTTGTTGCGTTAGGGGGAAACGCTTTAGGAAATTCCCCCACTGAACAACAAGAAATTGTGAAAGATACCGCAAAAGCAATGGTTGATATTATTGAAAATGGTGATGAATTAATTATTGCCCACGGGAATGGACCACAAGTTGGAATGATTAACAATGCTTTTGATGAGGCATCACATGTGAATAATAAAATTCCAATGATGCCGTTTCCCGAATGTGGTGCAATGTCGCAAGCTTATATTGGATATCATTTGCAAAATGCAATTTTAAATGAATTGAATAAACGTAAAATTAATAAAAACGTTGTGACAATTGTAACACAAGTGGAAGTTGATCAAAAAGATCATGCTTTTAATAATCCAACAAAACCAATCGGTGCTTTTTACTCCGAAGCAGAAGCTAAAGCATTAGCAGCAAAAAATGGTTTTACTGTTAAAGAAGATGCTGGACGCGGATGACGGCGAGTGATTGCTTCCCCACAACCTGTTGACATTGTTGAAAAAAATATTATTGAAGATTTAATCAACAATGGACATATTGTTATTACTGTTGGTGGTGGGGGAATTCCCGTTGTAAAAACTGATAGTGGTTATCAAGGTGTTCCTGCTGTAATTGATAAAGATTTTGCTAGTGCAAAATTAGCAGAACTGATTAAAGCTGATAAATTAATGATTTTAACAGCGGTTGCTAAAGTTGCCATTAATTATGGCAAACCGGATCAACAAACTTTAGATATTTTAACATTAGCCGATGCGGATAAATACATTGTTGAAAACCAATTTGCCCCAGGTAGTATGTTGCCAAAAGTGCAAGCAGCAATGAAATTTGCAAGTTTAGATGATAAAAAAGTTGCAATTATTGCTGAATTAGCACAAGCAAAAGCGGCTCTAGCTGGGAAAGCGGGAACAACAATTAAAAAATAA
- a CDS encoding M60 family metallopeptidase — MQAKNTYTVIFNRNLTDDELGNIKLSIGQWGQYKNINKNKNNVFSDFVISTKSNFITFYLSTAGVLYLVDSNQTDLQVIGVRSEEPEGAIKIPTFKVNKTNQTEFIKQVKTTRSSFVEFVSNYYLATMQTDMIKNVVIPWLQHSFNVTLSHWDNVWNWSNELYGLNEKNKNINKKYSQYIHIVNEDQSGGYVNASHGRIMFQNSTGVGKDLFLNALTDQWGLWHEIGHTYQTLQYKWNYLVDVTK, encoded by the coding sequence TTGCAAGCAAAAAATACTTATACAGTTATATTCAATCGTAATTTAACTGACGATGAATTAGGAAATATTAAACTATCAATTGGTCAATGAGGACAATACAAAAATATTAACAAAAATAAAAATAATGTTTTTAGTGATTTTGTAATTTCAACAAAAAGTAACTTTATTACTTTTTATTTAAGTACTGCTGGAGTACTTTATCTTGTTGATAGTAATCAGACAGATTTGCAAGTAATTGGTGTGAGATCAGAAGAACCAGAAGGTGCTATTAAAATACCAACTTTTAAAGTAAATAAAACAAATCAAACGGAATTTATCAAACAAGTTAAGACAACAAGATCATCATTTGTTGAATTTGTTTCTAACTATTATCTTGCGACAATGCAAACAGATATGATTAAGAATGTCGTTATACCTTGGTTACAGCATTCTTTCAATGTGACATTAAGCCATTGAGATAATGTTTGAAATTGAAGTAATGAACTTTATGGTCTAAATGAAAAGAATAAAAATATTAACAAAAAATATTCTCAATATATTCATATTGTCAACGAAGATCAGAGTGGTGGTTATGTCAATGCTAGTCATGGCCGAATAATGTTTCAAAATAGTACTGGGGTAGGTAAAGATTTATTTTTAAACGCTTTGACAGATCAGTGAGGATTGTGGCATGAAATTGGTCATACTTATCAAACACTACAATATAAATGAAATTATTTAGTAGATGTTACTAAATAA
- a CDS encoding ABC transporter ATP-binding protein, whose translation MIILENISKHYGKNNVLKDINLEIKESESVAFLGANGSGKTTLVEIISGVLKPSSGKVMFVNNKHEKVKKTIGVQFQDGYWPSGTTPMDLIKFYKGRGYLETDEGQKLIDVFELKNLLKKEISALSGGQRQRFNCFLSILNDPEILVLDELVTGLDLKMQIKLVNFLKGWKEEKKINLLIVSHTPEEVELLCDRVLLLKDGEIYSDQSITEIIKNNGSLRKMLVNYFKDVVGYEA comes from the coding sequence ATGATTATTTTAGAAAATATTAGTAAGCATTATGGTAAAAACAATGTTTTAAAAGATATTAATTTAGAGATTAAGGAAAGTGAATCAGTGGCTTTTTTAGGCGCCAATGGAAGTGGAAAAACAACTTTGGTTGAAATTATTTCAGGTGTTTTAAAACCCTCAAGTGGGAAGGTAATGTTTGTTAACAATAAACATGAAAAAGTTAAAAAAACAATTGGTGTTCAATTTCAAGATGGTTATTGACCATCTGGAACAACGCCAATGGATTTAATTAAATTTTATAAAGGACGGGGTTATTTAGAAACTGATGAAGGACAAAAGTTAATTGATGTTTTTGAACTAAAGAATTTGTTGAAGAAAGAAATTTCAGCTTTGTCTGGTGGACAACGTCAACGTTTTAATTGTTTTCTATCAATTTTAAATGATCCGGAAATTTTAGTATTGGATGAATTAGTTACGGGATTAGATTTAAAAATGCAAATTAAACTAGTTAATTTTTTAAAAGGTTGAAAAGAGGAGAAAAAAATTAATTTATTAATTGTTTCACACACTCCAGAAGAAGTTGAGTTACTTTGTGATCGGGTGTTACTTTTAAAAGATGGAGAAATTTATAGTGACCAATCAATTACAGAAATTATTAAAAATAATGGTAGTTTACGAAAGATGTTAGTTAATTACTTTAAAGATGTTGTTGGATATGAAGCATAA
- the rsmI gene encoding 16S rRNA (cytidine(1402)-2'-O)-methyltransferase, whose protein sequence is MANKIKQYSFKSDQPKVYLIATPIGNLQEMTPRAIDVIKNNVQKIYCEDTRNTLKLLNYFKLKKKLVSLNKENEMTRFTEMVNDLTANLSIAIISDAGYPLISDPGYYAVHKILTEYPYDVVSISGANAALNAIVSSGLNPKHFLFFGFLEKIKTKKINELEQIAKLPYPIIFYEAPHRLLETLKLILTILGNRKIAVGKELTKIHEQWYRGSCQEVLTFLVDKENVAFGEYVIVVDGFTAEPKAVIADEVLFYEIDQLIKNENYRVKQAIDFVASKYQISKNILYNKYHHYKE, encoded by the coding sequence ATGGCAAATAAAATTAAACAATATAGTTTTAAAAGTGACCAGCCAAAAGTTTATTTAATTGCAACCCCAATTGGTAATTTACAAGAAATGACACCACGAGCAATTGATGTTATTAAAAATAATGTTCAAAAAATTTATTGTGAAGATACGCGAAACACTTTGAAATTATTAAATTATTTTAAGTTAAAGAAAAAGTTAGTTTCATTAAATAAAGAAAATGAAATGACGCGCTTTACAGAAATGGTGAATGATTTAACAGCTAATTTATCAATTGCGATTATTAGCGATGCTGGCTATCCTTTAATTAGTGATCCAGGGTATTATGCTGTACATAAAATTTTAACAGAGTATCCTTATGATGTTGTTTCAATTAGTGGCGCGAATGCTGCGTTGAATGCAATTGTTAGTTCGGGTCTTAATCCAAAACATTTTTTATTTTTTGGGTTTTTAGAGAAAATTAAAACAAAGAAAATAAATGAATTAGAACAAATTGCTAAGTTACCATACCCAATTATTTTTTATGAAGCCCCACATCGTTTGTTAGAAACATTGAAACTAATTTTAACGATACTTGGTAATCGCAAAATTGCAGTGGGGAAGGAATTAACAAAAATTCATGAACAATGATATCGTGGTTCTTGTCAGGAAGTTTTAACATTTTTGGTGGACAAAGAAAATGTTGCTTTTGGTGAATATGTGATTGTTGTTGATGGGTTTACGGCGGAACCAAAAGCGGTAATTGCTGATGAAGTTTTATTTTATGAGATTGATCAATTAATTAAAAATGAAAATTATCGGGTTAAGCAAGCAATTGATTTTGTTGCTAGCAAATATCAAATTAGTAAAAATATTTTGTATAATAAATATCATCATTATAAGGAGTAA
- a CDS encoding adenylosuccinate synthase translates to MSGTNYRTLAVVGSQWGDEGKGKITDYFAQKADVVVRWAGGDNAGHTIMIKGAKYKLSIVPSGVFNKNSINVIGNGCVVNLRKLVSEINYLQENGFDCRNLRISDRAHLIFPYHMKIDELQEEYRQKDSIGTTKKGIGPCYQDKAERIGIRLGDLFDETEFLRKLENNLKFKNEILTKVFNSEGFDPKLIWKEYLDLFQQIKELVTDTSILVDNAIHAHKKVLFEGAQGVMLDLDHGTYPFVTSSNPTAASIPVGVGIAPRYINNVIGIVKAYNTRVGTGPFPSEIFGETEKYIREVGREYGTVSGRARRIGWFDGVLMKHSLRISGYTSMAIMLLDVLSSIKELKICVGYEYNGQQIDYIPSTIKEYEKCQPILITMPGWEEDISKVTSFEQLPHNAQQYLMELEEIVGVPISLFSVGPDREQTILMNEEIF, encoded by the coding sequence ATGAGTGGTACAAATTATCGAACATTAGCTGTTGTTGGGAGCCAATGAGGTGATGAAGGAAAAGGTAAAATTACTGATTATTTTGCCCAAAAAGCTGATGTTGTTGTACGCTGAGCAGGTGGTGATAATGCTGGGCACACGATTATGATTAAAGGAGCAAAATATAAGTTAAGTATTGTTCCGTCAGGTGTTTTTAATAAAAATTCAATTAATGTGATTGGGAATGGTTGTGTTGTTAATTTACGAAAATTAGTTAGTGAGATTAATTATTTACAAGAAAATGGGTTTGATTGTCGTAATTTACGGATTAGTGATCGTGCACATTTAATTTTTCCATATCATATGAAAATTGATGAATTGCAAGAAGAATATCGTCAAAAAGATTCAATTGGAACAACTAAAAAAGGAATTGGCCCTTGTTATCAGGATAAAGCAGAGCGCATTGGGATTCGTTTAGGCGATTTATTTGATGAAACAGAATTCTTACGAAAATTAGAAAATAATTTAAAATTTAAAAATGAAATTTTAACAAAAGTTTTTAATAGTGAGGGATTTGATCCAAAATTAATTTGAAAAGAATATTTGGATTTATTTCAACAAATTAAAGAATTAGTAACAGATACTTCAATTTTAGTTGATAATGCAATTCATGCGCATAAGAAAGTTTTATTTGAAGGAGCCCAAGGCGTAATGTTGGATTTAGACCACGGAACCTATCCTTTTGTAACATCTTCTAATCCAACAGCTGCATCAATTCCGGTTGGAGTTGGTATTGCTCCGCGTTATATTAATAATGTAATTGGAATTGTAAAAGCTTATAATACACGAGTTGGAACTGGCCCGTTTCCATCAGAAATTTTTGGTGAAACAGAAAAATATATTCGTGAAGTAGGGCGGGAATATGGAACTGTTTCTGGTCGTGCTCGCCGCATTGGTTGGTTTGATGGTGTTTTAATGAAACACTCATTGCGAATTAGTGGCTACACTAGTATGGCAATAATGTTGTTAGATGTTTTATCATCAATTAAGGAATTAAAAATTTGTGTTGGTTATGAGTATAATGGTCAGCAAATTGATTATATTCCAAGTACAATTAAAGAATATGAAAAATGTCAACCAATTTTAATTACAATGCCAGGGTGAGAAGAAGATATTAGCAAGGTAACATCATTTGAACAACTACCACATAATGCTCAACAATATTTAATGGAATTAGAAGAAATTGTAGGAGTTCCAATTAGTTTATTTTCTGTTGGTCCTGATCGTGAACAAACTATTTTAATGAATGAGGAAATTTTCTAA
- the purB gene encoding adenylosuccinate lyase codes for MINRYAVPELEAIWNDENKYNTWAKVELLVCEGWAKIGLIPPSDIKKIKEHLTVNLPRMLELEVETKHDVVAFTRMLSETLGPEKKWIHYGLTSTDVVDTSQNYLIKVSNEVVRKSLQQLQTVLKSSALLYKKQLIMGRTHGMFAEPTSLGLKFLLWYAELDRNITRFNQAAQGIEVVKISGSVGNFAHVEVAVEEYVAHQLGMQVDPITTQVTSRDYHVALFTSFSQIASLLEKMALEFRHFQRSEVSEIAEGFSKTQKGSSSMPHKKNPISAENISGLARLVRSNMNVAFENNLLWHERDISHSSNERIIIPDTYHLVVYLLKRMITVLDDLVVNPIKINEHLQQANNLYFSQVVLTKILKETNYSREEVYDFIQKCTLLTQQQQIDFKTVLIKNNVAKYLSLSELDKLFDINYFLRNVDKIYQRVLK; via the coding sequence ATGATTAATCGTTATGCTGTTCCAGAACTAGAAGCAATTTGAAATGATGAAAATAAATATAATACTTGAGCAAAAGTAGAATTATTAGTTTGTGAAGGTTGAGCTAAAATTGGATTAATTCCACCCAGTGATATTAAAAAAATTAAAGAGCATTTAACAGTAAATTTACCACGAATGTTAGAATTAGAAGTTGAAACAAAACATGATGTTGTTGCTTTTACCCGTATGTTATCAGAAACATTAGGACCAGAAAAGAAATGAATCCATTATGGTTTAACATCAACTGATGTCGTTGATACTAGTCAAAATTATTTAATTAAAGTATCAAATGAGGTTGTTAGAAAATCTTTGCAGCAATTACAAACAGTTTTAAAATCTTCAGCACTTTTATATAAAAAGCAATTAATTATGGGTCGTACCCACGGTATGTTTGCTGAACCAACTTCGTTAGGACTAAAATTCTTGCTTTGATATGCTGAATTAGATCGTAACATAACTCGTTTTAATCAAGCCGCACAAGGGATTGAAGTTGTAAAAATTTCTGGTTCAGTTGGTAATTTTGCCCATGTTGAAGTGGCGGTTGAAGAATATGTTGCCCACCAGTTAGGAATGCAGGTTGACCCAATTACAACACAAGTAACTTCGCGTGATTATCATGTTGCATTGTTTACGAGTTTTAGTCAAATTGCTAGTTTACTAGAAAAAATGGCTTTGGAGTTTCGTCATTTTCAGCGCTCAGAAGTTAGTGAAATTGCGGAAGGTTTCAGTAAAACACAAAAAGGTTCGTCATCAATGCCTCATAAAAAAAACCCAATTAGTGCTGAAAATATTTCCGGATTAGCCCGATTAGTTCGTAGCAATATGAATGTGGCTTTTGAAAACAATTTATTATGACATGAACGTGATATTTCACATAGTAGTAATGAACGAATCATTATTCCAGACACATATCATTTAGTTGTTTATCTTTTAAAACGGATGATTACTGTTCTGGATGATTTAGTGGTTAATCCGATTAAAATTAATGAACATTTACAACAGGCAAATAATCTTTATTTTAGTCAAGTTGTTTTAACAAAAATTTTAAAAGAAACTAATTATTCACGTGAAGAAGTTTATGATTTTATTCAAAAGTGTACTTTACTTACACAGCAACAACAAATTGATTTTAAAACAGTTTTAATTAAAAATAATGTTGCAAAATATTTATCATTATCAGAACTAGATAAATTATTTGATATTAATTATTTTTTACGTAATGTTGATAAAATTTATCAGCGTGTGTTGAAATAA
- a CDS encoding arginine deiminase: MAEKYGINVYSEIGELKTVLLHRPGDELANLSPDLLERLLFDDTPDLAVAQQEHDAFAKVLKDLGVEVLYIEKLVAEVLETNPKMRQDLLEQFLKESGAKEEYISKLRTYLDKLDNQALVNKMIAGVTKYELGVEITDDYPLAVDPLPNILFQRDPFASIGNGVTIHKMFTVTRNRETLFSDVVLRHHPRFKDKINYWYSRDEKETLEGGDILVLNKKTLIIGASQRTSMEAIKKVAKNLIENDSVSYEKVIALDLKTKNRAFMHLDTVFTNIDYDKFIAHPLIFEAMGEFKIFEITKNGVTEIKETIKDYLSAEIGKPVHIFKCGGEDPIAQAREQWNDGTNVITVRPGEVIAYSRNPITVEELKAAGVKVHVIASSELSRGRGGPRCMSMPLWREDI; encoded by the coding sequence ATGGCAGAAAAATATGGTATTAATGTTTACTCAGAAATTGGTGAATTAAAAACCGTTTTATTACATCGACCTGGCGATGAATTAGCTAATTTATCACCAGATTTGTTAGAAAGATTATTGTTTGATGATACACCAGATTTGGCAGTTGCACAACAAGAGCATGATGCTTTTGCAAAAGTTTTAAAAGATTTAGGTGTAGAAGTTTTATACATCGAAAAATTAGTTGCTGAAGTTTTAGAAACTAATCCAAAAATGCGGCAAGATTTGTTAGAACAATTTTTAAAAGAATCTGGCGCAAAAGAAGAGTACATTAGTAAATTACGTACTTATTTAGATAAATTAGATAATCAAGCTCTTGTTAATAAAATGATTGCAGGAGTTACAAAATATGAATTAGGAGTTGAAATAACTGATGATTATCCGTTAGCGGTTGATCCTCTACCAAATATTTTATTTCAACGTGATCCATTTGCATCAATCGGAAATGGAGTAACTATTCACAAAATGTTTACGGTAACAAGAAATCGTGAAACATTATTTTCTGATGTTGTTTTAAGACATCATCCACGTTTTAAAGATAAAATTAATTATTGATATAGTCGTGATGAAAAAGAAACTTTAGAAGGTGGAGATATTTTAGTCTTAAATAAAAAAACATTAATCATTGGGGCATCACAACGAACTTCAATGGAAGCAATTAAAAAAGTGGCAAAAAATTTGATCGAAAATGATTCAGTTAGTTACGAAAAAGTAATTGCATTAGATTTAAAAACAAAAAATCGTGCCTTTATGCACTTAGACACTGTTTTTACAAACATTGATTATGATAAATTTATTGCTCATCCATTAATCTTTGAAGCAATGGGTGAATTTAAAATCTTTGAGATCACAAAAAATGGGGTCACAGAAATTAAAGAAACAATTAAAGATTATTTATCAGCAGAAATTGGTAAACCAGTACACATTTTTAAATGTGGTGGTGAAGACCCAATTGCCCAAGCAAGAGAACAATGAAATGATGGGACAAATGTCATTACAGTCCGTCCTGGTGAAGTAATTGCTTATTCACGTAATCCAATTACGGTTGAAGAATTAAAAGCAGCAGGAGTTAAAGTACATGTCATTGCTTCATCGGAATTATCACGAGGACGTGGTGGACCTCGTTGTATGTCAATGCCACTTTGAAGAGAAGACATTTAA
- the argF gene encoding ornithine carbamoyltransferase, which translates to MAVNLKGRSFLTLLDFTQREIYYLLDLAKQLKDAKYAGTEQKPLAGKSVALLFAKDSTRTRCAFEVGAFDLGMHPVYLGPSGSQMGKKESIEDTAKVLGRMFDGIQFRGFKQTDVEALAKYSGVPVWNGLTDEFHPTQMLADILTLQEEKGRRNMKGMKFVYFGDSRFNMANSYMVVSAKLGMHFVACAPKDLWPDKELLKKVEAIAKEHGGSITLTEDHKTAAKDADAIATDVWVSMGEDPSVWGQRIKDLTPYQVTMEKIKQAKEDVIFLHCLPSFHDANTDTAQQVIKQFGGTGELEVTDEVFQSKYSRVFEEAENRLHTIKAVMLATIRG; encoded by the coding sequence ATGGCTGTAAATTTAAAAGGAAGAAGTTTTTTAACTTTATTAGATTTCACACAAAGAGAAATTTATTATTTATTGGATTTAGCAAAACAATTGAAAGATGCAAAATATGCCGGAACAGAACAAAAACCATTAGCTGGTAAATCTGTTGCTTTGTTATTTGCAAAAGATTCAACAAGAACAAGATGTGCTTTTGAAGTAGGAGCATTTGATTTAGGAATGCACCCCGTTTATTTAGGACCAAGTGGTAGTCAAATGGGGAAAAAAGAATCAATTGAGGATACAGCAAAAGTATTAGGAAGAATGTTTGATGGAATTCAATTCCGTGGTTTTAAACAAACTGATGTTGAAGCTTTAGCAAAATATTCAGGAGTACCAGTTTGAAATGGTTTAACTGATGAATTTCACCCAACACAAATGTTAGCTGATATTTTAACATTGCAAGAAGAAAAAGGTCGTCGTAACATGAAAGGGATGAAATTTGTTTACTTTGGAGATTCACGTTTTAATATGGCAAATAGTTATATGGTTGTTAGTGCTAAATTAGGAATGCATTTTGTTGCTTGTGCACCAAAAGATTTATGACCAGACAAAGAATTATTAAAAAAAGTTGAAGCCATTGCAAAAGAACATGGTGGTTCAATTACTTTGACTGAAGATCATAAAACAGCAGCAAAAGATGCTGATGCTATTGCAACTGATGTATGAGTATCAATGGGAGAAGACCCATCAGTGTGAGGTCAAAGAATTAAAGATTTAACACCATACCAAGTAACAATGGAAAAAATAAAACAAGCAAAAGAAGATGTTATTTTCTTGCATTGTTTACCAAGTTTCCACGATGCTAACACTGATACTGCTCAACAAGTGATTAAACAATTTGGCGGAACGGGTGAATTAGAAGTTACTGATGAAGTATTTCAATCAAAATATTCACGTGTTTTCGAAGAAGCAGAAAATCGTTTACACACAATTAAAGCAGTAATGTTAGCAACAATTCGTGGCTAG
- the pth gene encoding aminoacyl-tRNA hydrolase has product MKLIVGLGNPGNEYAYTRHNIGFLAIDKLIVKFNLTKPRSVFNAFVWETTINNQKVLFCQPQTFMNLSGDAVLLIKQFYKLAVEDIIVIYDDKDLAFNVLKLKKNGSSAGHNGIKDLIHKLGSESFLRIKLGIGKHEQISLRNWVLGKFTAEQLAIINNDLLERVSQIVTQYLVQGDSFDKLMSLYNGK; this is encoded by the coding sequence ATGAAGTTAATTGTGGGCTTGGGTAATCCAGGGAACGAATATGCTTATACAAGACATAATATTGGGTTTTTAGCAATTGATAAATTGATTGTTAAGTTTAATTTAACAAAACCCCGTAGTGTTTTTAATGCTTTTGTTTGAGAAACAACAATTAACAATCAAAAAGTTCTTTTTTGTCAACCCCAAACTTTTATGAATTTAAGTGGCGATGCGGTTTTATTAATTAAGCAGTTTTATAAATTAGCAGTAGAAGATATTATTGTAATTTATGATGACAAAGATCTTGCCTTTAATGTTTTAAAATTAAAAAAGAATGGTTCAAGTGCTGGTCATAATGGTATTAAAGATTTAATTCACAAGTTAGGTAGTGAGAGTTTTTTGCGCATTAAATTAGGAATTGGCAAGCATGAGCAAATCTCCCTTCGTAATTGAGTGTTGGGGAAATTTACTGCTGAGCAGTTAGCAATTATTAATAATGATTTACTAGAAAGAGTTTCTCAGATTGTTACCCAGTACTTAGTTCAAGGTGATAGTTTTGATAAACTAATGAGTCTTTATAATGGCAAATAA
- a CDS encoding YfcC family protein yields MDLKNKKKFKFKLPTAFTILLGITLLIIIISWIPGTTGSYTGADGKTHAGGPAGIFDLFLAPMEGFKDKVDVIVFILVLGGFLGIVIESKALDAGIGRLVAKMKGREIWIIPIVMFLFSVGGTTYGMGEETIALYPVIIPVLLAAGFDVLTAVMTILLGAGIGCIGSTLNPFVVQIAVSNAGVPDLTSSTGIVWRVVSWLLLTAGGISFVVWYALRVRRTPGKSPLFDKKDFYEAEFAIAADLPEYNKKRKAIMAIFMITFVLMIFALIGWDKFGIPVFADFTELVSKHAPYIAHFFATLGQWYFMEISALFFIASIIIALINWKGEENYVNSFVRGSADILSVCLIIAFAAGIGFIMTNTGMQSKLISGLSSPMSSLGKTGFIMVAFFFFLIISFVIPSTSGFATAVFPILGPVANGVSTGLASGTITAFSFANGIINLVSPTSAILMAALSISKVPYDRFIKASWPLLVGITVGSIVLLAVGSLLPISNTGPWF; encoded by the coding sequence ATGGATTTAAAAAATAAAAAAAAGTTTAAATTTAAATTACCAACAGCATTCACAATTTTATTGGGAATTACGTTGCTAATTATTATTATTTCTTGAATTCCAGGAACAACAGGGTCTTACACCGGAGCAGATGGAAAAACACATGCCGGAGGACCCGCTGGGATTTTTGACTTATTTTTAGCTCCAATGGAAGGATTTAAGGATAAAGTTGATGTTATTGTCTTTATCTTAGTACTGGGAGGATTCTTAGGAATTGTTATTGAATCAAAAGCATTAGATGCTGGAATTGGTCGGTTAGTAGCAAAAATGAAAGGCCGCGAAATTTGAATTATTCCAATTGTAATGTTTTTATTTTCAGTTGGAGGAACAACTTATGGGATGGGAGAAGAAACAATTGCTTTATATCCTGTTATTATCCCTGTCTTATTAGCGGCTGGTTTTGATGTCTTAACAGCGGTTATGACAATTTTACTAGGAGCTGGAATTGGATGTATTGGGTCAACTTTAAACCCATTTGTAGTACAAATTGCAGTTTCTAATGCTGGTGTTCCTGATTTAACATCATCAACAGGAATTGTTTGAAGAGTAGTATCGTGATTATTATTAACAGCAGGAGGAATTTCTTTCGTTGTTTGATATGCGCTACGAGTTCGTCGTACTCCAGGGAAATCACCATTGTTTGATAAAAAAGATTTTTATGAAGCAGAATTTGCAATTGCAGCTGATTTACCTGAATATAATAAAAAACGAAAAGCAATCATGGCTATTTTTATGATTACTTTTGTTTTAATGATTTTTGCCTTAATTGGGTGGGATAAATTTGGAATACCAGTGTTTGCTGATTTTACTGAATTAGTTAGCAAACATGCGCCATATATTGCCCATTTCTTTGCTACATTAGGACAATGATATTTTATGGAAATTTCTGCCTTATTCTTTATTGCATCAATCATTATTGCATTAATTAACTGAAAAGGAGAAGAAAACTATGTTAATAGTTTTGTTCGTGGATCAGCTGATATTTTATCAGTATGTTTAATTATTGCCTTTGCAGCTGGGATTGGTTTCATTATGACAAATACTGGAATGCAAAGTAAATTAATTAGTGGATTATCTTCACCAATGTCATCATTAGGAAAAACTGGCTTTATTATGGTGGCGTTCTTCTTCTTCTTAATTATTTCGTTTGTAATTCCTTCAACTTCAGGATTTGCAACAGCGGTCTTTCCAATTTTAGGACCAGTTGCTAATGGAGTATCAACGGGATTAGCATCCGGAACAATTACTGCCTTTTCATTTGCAAATGGAATTATTAATTTAGTTTCACCAACTAGTGCAATTTTAATGGCAGCATTATCAATTTCAAAAGTACCATATGATCGCTTTATTAAAGCATCATGACCACTACTTGTTGGAATTACAGTTGGGTCAATTGTCTTGTTGGCAGTTGGTAGTTTATTACCAATTTCAAATACTGGGCCTTGATTCTAA